The genomic stretch GACGAGCGTTTACCTCTATTACCCGATAATCTTCCGAGTTCGGATCCAGAGCATACTGCACGTTACATTCACCCACGATGCCTATATGCCGGATTATTTTTATAGCTATCGATCTCAATTTATGGTATTCACTATTACTTAAAGTCTGTGATGGAGCAACTACTATACTCTCCCCGGTATGAATTCCCAACGGATCGAAGTTTTCCATGTTACAGACGGTAATACAGTTATCGTATTTATCACGCACTACTTCATATTCTACCTCCTTCCATCCTTTCAAAGATTCTTCCACTAAAACCTGAGGAGAATAAGAGAAAGCACTCGTAGCCAACCGTTCCAACTCTTCTTTATTCGAACAAAAACCGGAACCCAATCCTCCCAGCGTGTAAGCAGCCCGAATAATCACCGGAAAACCTAGTTTATCCACCGCAGCGAATGCTTCTTCCATGTCACTGGCAGCAATACTTTTTGGTGTTTTCACGTTAATTTCTGCCAATTTCCCAGCAAAGATTTCCCGGTCTTCGGTATCTATGATGGCTTGTACAGGCGTTCCGAGTACTTGCACGTTATACTTTTCTAAAACACCCGATTTATAAAGAGCCACTCCACAATTCAATGCAGTTTGTCCCCCGAAAGAAAGAAGAATACCATCCGGACGTTCCTTTTCGATCACCTGTTCCACGAATTCCGGTGTCACGGGTAAATAGTATATCTTGTCGGCTACCCCTTCCGATGTCTGTACCGTGGCTATATTCGGATTTATCAACACGCTGTAAATACCTTCTTCCCGAAGTGCTTTCAAAGCCTGTGATCCTGAATAATCAAACTCTCCGGCCTCCCCTATTTTCAACGCTCCCGATCCCAGAAGCAATACCTTTGCTATACCCATTCTTATTTTAGATTTAAAATTTTAGATTATAACCCACTAATCACCCCGCTTTTACTCATAAATCGTAATTAATCAATCGTAAATTAATTTGTTTTCAATTACTTTTTTGATGTTTTCATTGCAGCAATAAAATTGTCAAAAAGAAACTCCGTATCCACAGGACCACTCGATGCCTCCGGGTGAAATTGAGCCGAGAAAAAAAGTTTTTTCTTATGCCGGATGCCCTCGTTTGTGCCGTCATTCACGTTCACGAACAGCGGTTCCCAGTCAGTGGGAAGTGTTGTCTCATCTATCGCAAATCCATGATTCTGGGAAGTAATATAACAACGGGTTCCACCGGGGTTCATGACCGGTTGATTGTGACTTCTATGACCGTATTTTAATTTATAGGTAGAGGCCCCGGCAGCCCTTGCCATGAGTTGATTTCCCAAACAAATACCCATGATAGGGGTATTTCCTTTCAATGCTTTCCGTATATGCTCTATCGTTTCCTCGCAACGAGAGGGATCTCCCGGCCCATTAGAAAGAAAAATACCATCGAATTTTTCCTTCGTGAAATCGTAATTCCACGGAACTCGTTTCACGGTAACATCCCGTTTTAACAAGCATCGCAATATATTGTTTTTTACCCCGCAATCCACCAAAACCACTTTATATTTCCCATTCCCGTATTCCATAATCTTTTTCGTGGAAACCTCGGCAACGATATTGTCTTTGTTCGGATCGTAAAAGGGTATGTCTTCATCATCAAACAGTATCTTACCCAGCATCGCTCCATGATCCCTTAATTTTTGGGTTAATGCTCGGGTATCTATACCAAAAAGCCCCGGAATCTGTTGTTCTTTTAACCAATCTCCGAGACTTTTTTGTGAATTCCAATGACTATACCGGGAAGAGTAATCCGAAATGACCAAAGCTTTACAATGAATCTTATCCGACTCGAAGAACTTGGATATTCCGTCTCGTTCGTCATCGACCGGGACCCCGTAATTTCCAATCATGGGATAAGTCGGAACCAGAATTTGCCCCCTATAAGAAGGGTCTGTTAAACTCTCTGGATAACCGGTCATTGCCGTATAAAAAACAACTTCCCCGGACACCGATTTCTCGTAACCAAAGGAAGTTCCCTCATAAACTGTCCCGTCTTCTAAAACGAGACGGGCTTTCTTTAATTCATGCATATTTATTCAATCAATCAACTATAAATTAAATTTTATGCAAAAATACAGTGAATATATGAATTTACAAAGCATATTTATGAAAATAAATATTTTTAAGATTACAGGAATATCAACACACTGTATTCAAAAACTTATTAAACCGTGATGACAGGTATCGACTTTATTCTCATCGTGCCACTTCCAAATGCCTCGCATCCGCATAATATACCCTGCTATTAAGGTTGTAATATCCTCTCTTTATTTTATATTCCCATATTGAATATAAAACAAATTTCCCTAACTTTGTGAGGCGTAATATAAACACCTATGAGAAATAAAACGAAACGCCTATTGGCCATTCGAAAACTTATTGAGAACGAACAGATCTGCTCGCAGGAAGAACTATTGTTCAGACTAAAAGAACTAAATGTAGAGGCAACGCAAAGTACGTTATCACGCGATCTTAAATTTATGAGAGTAGCTAAAATACCTCACAAAGATAAAGGTTACATATATATTATTCCGGACAGTATTCAGAATGAACAAACCGATGAAAAAGCATCCACCATCGTGACGGACGCCATTTCAAGCATTGATTTTTCAGGGAATATTGCCGTGATGAAAACTCTTCCCGGATATGCGAAAGCCGTGACCGTTCTAATTGATAATGAAAATTATTTTGAGGTACTAGGAACTATCGGCGGTGACGATACAGTTCTTATTGTCATGCGGGAAGGCGTTACCCATAACGAGTTACTGGATGCTCTCTCGTCTATACACGCTAATATTCATTCACTATTTAAATAATCATTTTGAATTTTCAACTTTCAATTTTGCATTATATCGAAAATAGTTTGTAAACTTGCACCCCGTATTTTCAAGAATATAAGCATGAATATTATAACTAAGAAAACGGAATTAAGCACCGTTATCGAGAAGTTGAAGAGTGAGGGAAAAACGGTGGGTTTAGTGCCAACAATGGGTGCACTTCACGAAGGTCACATATCCCTCGTGAAAGCGTGTAAAAAAGGAAATGATATTGCCGTGGTCAGCGTATTCGTGAACCCGACGCAGTTTAATGATAAAGAAGATTTGAAACGTTATCCCCGTACGCTGGACAAAGATGTAGCTTTACTAGAAAAAAACGGATGTGATTACGTGTTCGCTCCCAGCGTGGAGGAGATGTACCCGGAAGAAGATACACGTGTATTTAACTTCGGATACGTGGAAAGTGTTATGGAAGGAGCAAAACGTCCGGGACATTTTAATGGCGTGGGACAAATCGTAAGCAAATTATTCGACATTGTACGGCCACACCGGGCATATTTCGGAATGAAGGATTTCCAGCAAATCGCAGTGATTAAAAACATGGTGAAACAATTACATTATGATCTCGAAATTGTTTCATGCCCTATCATCCGGGAAACAGACGGGCTGGCCATGAGTTCCAGAAATACTTTACTGGAACCGGAATACAGGAAAAATGCCCCGCATATTCATAAAGTACTCGAAGAAGCTACTCACTTAACTTCCCAAATGAACGTGGAAGAATTAAAAAAATGGGTAGTAGACGAAATCAATAAAAACCCTTATCTGGAAACTGAATATTTTGAGATCGTGGACGACACAGAACTGAAAACTATTCAAGACTGGAGTGAAAACAATGTAAAAGTTGGATGCATTGCGGTTTATGCCGGTAAAATCCGATTAATTGATAATATTGTATTTTAAACTAACACGAAGATGTTTATAGAAGTAGTAAAATCTAAACTTCATAAGGTTACCGTTACTGATGCTAACCTTCAGTACGTGGGCAGTATCACTATTGATGAAGCTCTGTTAGAGGCAGCTAACATGATCGAAAACGAAAAAGTTCAGATCGTGAACATTAACAATGGTGAGAGATTCGATACCTATATCATCAAAGGAGAACGTAATTCGGGTATTATTTGCCTGAATGGTCCGGCAGCACGTAAATGTGCCGTGGGTGACGTGATCATTATTATCTCATACGCTTCAATGGATTTTGAAGAGGCTAAATCACACAAACCTACGTTGGTTTTCCCGGACACCGCAACTAATAAACTTATTTGACATATCATGGATTATTTATCACTTATCGAGAAAAAAATCGCATATACGACAAAAGAAGCTGAAAATACACTGAGTATGTGGAGATTCAAAAATGATAAGATCGTTTTCACAAACGGTTGCTTTGATATTCTCCATAAAGGACATATAGAATACTTGGCTAAAGCGGCTTCTCTGGGGACTAAATTGGTGATCGGATTGAACACTGATGCTTCTGTAAAGCGATTGAAAGGAGATTCCAGACCTGTAAACGACGAGAATGCTCGAGCATTATTATTAGCTTCTCTTGTATTCGTTGATGAAGTGATCTTTTTCGATACGGACACTCCTCGTGATCTGATTGATTTTGTTCAACCAGACGTGTTGGTAAAAGGGGGAGATTATAAACCTGAAGAAATTGTAGGTCACGATATAGTAAAAGCCAAAGGGGGAGAAGTGATCACTATTGATTTTATCGAAGGATATTCAACTACCGCTACAATCGAAAAGATGAAAAAATAATCGTGTATTTCTTTTTAAGAGATAACACATTCTGTCATAATAAATTGGAAATAGAATTTTATTATATTCTATTTCCAATTTTTTATATTCTACCTGTTAGTAACTGTTAATATCTCGTGTATTTATGGTGGAATAAAAAAGAACTAAAAAGAATAACTTTATTTTGATTTCTCGATTTCGAATTCAAGTAATAATAGAATTAAAAAATGCAAGAATAGTTATTCAAATTATTCCAATTCCTTTCTACAAAATACTAACATCAATTCACGAGAATTTCACCAAATACTTTTTCAAAGTCTATTTTACTAACAATTGTGGATAACTTAAAAATAGATCTCATTATCAAGTATTAATAAAATTATAACCTGTGAATAACTCTCCACTCCATAAATAATAACGATTAAAACAAAAGAATCGCCTATTTTTTATACCAAAAACTCACAGTCTATCATAATACTCATATTTCTTTTTAAAAAAATAAAAGATAATATATATATGATATTGTTGTTGGGAACTTGTTACTTTTGTCTGTTGAATCACATTTAATGAAGACAAAGTTATTATGAATCCTTTAAAGAAACTAATGGGGGAAACCGTGATTTATGGTTTCTCGACAATACTTGGACGGTTTATAAATTGGTTGCTGGTTCCACTGTATACCAGGGTACTTTCTCCGGTCGATAATGGTATATTTACGAATTTAATGGGGTATGTCGCTTTATTAGTTGTATTGTTGACTTATGGTACGGAGACAGGATTCTTCCGCTTTGCAACTAAAGATAATAAAGACCGGGTGTTTTCAACCTTATTGACTTCTTTACTTTTTACTTCGACTTTGTTTTTATTACTCTGTTTTTCGTTTCTCCCGCAAATTGTCAGTTTTCTTGAGGTGGGGAACCACCCGATTTACTTCGTTTTATTGATTGTAACGATCGCGATTGACGTGGTGAGTACTTTGCCTTTCGCCCTATTGAGAATGGAAGGAAAAGCCCTTCGTTTCGGGGTTATTAAATTCGTGAATATAATCATTAACGTGGGGTTGAATTTATTTTTCTATTTGCTTTGTCCGTTTTTGGAGAAGAAAGGGATTTCTGTTCCTTTCTATCAGGCTGATGGTGGAGTTGTTTATATTTTCATTTCCTATTTGGTTTCTTCTATTTGTACGCTAGTGATGTTGTTTCCTTATATTTTCCGGTTTAAATTTGTTTTCTCGTTTTCTTTGTTGAAAGATATTTTGAAATATTCATACCCGATCTTGATTGTAAGTGTTGCGGGAATGATTAATTTACAGGGGGATAAGATTTTAATGCCTAAAATTTTAGGAGATGGGGAAGAGGCTTTGGCTATTACCGGAATATACGGGGCTAGTTATAAACTAGCTTTGGTAATGTATATTTTCACACAAGGTTTCCGCTTTGCTTTCGAACCTTTCTTTTTCAATTATGCCAAACATAGCGATTCCAAGAAAATATATCAGGATGTACTGCTCTATTTTACCGGATTCGGTTTAATGATATTTTTAGGGGTTATGTACTTTTTGGATGTATTAAAATATTTCTTAGGATCAGAATATTTCAGCGGGTTGACGATATTGCCTTGGGTATTGATGGCTAATTTGTTCCAAGGAATTTACTATTCGTTGTCCTTGTGG from Butyricimonas virosa encodes the following:
- the panD gene encoding aspartate 1-decarboxylase; the protein is MFIEVVKSKLHKVTVTDANLQYVGSITIDEALLEAANMIENEKVQIVNINNGERFDTYIIKGERNSGIICLNGPAARKCAVGDVIIIISYASMDFEEAKSHKPTLVFPDTATNKLI
- a CDS encoding lipopolysaccharide biosynthesis protein, which produces MNPLKKLMGETVIYGFSTILGRFINWLLVPLYTRVLSPVDNGIFTNLMGYVALLVVLLTYGTETGFFRFATKDNKDRVFSTLLTSLLFTSTLFLLLCFSFLPQIVSFLEVGNHPIYFVLLIVTIAIDVVSTLPFALLRMEGKALRFGVIKFVNIIINVGLNLFFYLLCPFLEKKGISVPFYQADGGVVYIFISYLVSSICTLVMLFPYIFRFKFVFSFSLLKDILKYSYPILIVSVAGMINLQGDKILMPKILGDGEEALAITGIYGASYKLALVMYIFTQGFRFAFEPFFFNYAKHSDSKKIYQDVLLYFTGFGLMIFLGVMYFLDVLKYFLGSEYFSGLTILPWVLMANLFQGIYYSLSLWYKLTDKTIYGAYMAIIGCVITIGGNVVFLPKIGFMASAYSVFTCFLVMTILSFILGRHFYKINYDIPKIIFYFAICLLFYIVGGYIKFDNNLVTCLARLPLFVLFVYIFIKKEMSFLLTKDFMYKLIHKK
- a CDS encoding arginine repressor gives rise to the protein MRNKTKRLLAIRKLIENEQICSQEELLFRLKELNVEATQSTLSRDLKFMRVAKIPHKDKGYIYIIPDSIQNEQTDEKASTIVTDAISSIDFSGNIAVMKTLPGYAKAVTVLIDNENYFEVLGTIGGDDTVLIVMREGVTHNELLDALSSIHANIHSLFK
- the panC gene encoding pantoate--beta-alanine ligase, with translation MNIITKKTELSTVIEKLKSEGKTVGLVPTMGALHEGHISLVKACKKGNDIAVVSVFVNPTQFNDKEDLKRYPRTLDKDVALLEKNGCDYVFAPSVEEMYPEEDTRVFNFGYVESVMEGAKRPGHFNGVGQIVSKLFDIVRPHRAYFGMKDFQQIAVIKNMVKQLHYDLEIVSCPIIRETDGLAMSSRNTLLEPEYRKNAPHIHKVLEEATHLTSQMNVEELKKWVVDEINKNPYLETEYFEIVDDTELKTIQDWSENNVKVGCIAVYAGKIRLIDNIVF
- the carA gene encoding glutamine-hydrolyzing carbamoyl-phosphate synthase small subunit; translation: MHELKKARLVLEDGTVYEGTSFGYEKSVSGEVVFYTAMTGYPESLTDPSYRGQILVPTYPMIGNYGVPVDDERDGISKFFESDKIHCKALVISDYSSRYSHWNSQKSLGDWLKEQQIPGLFGIDTRALTQKLRDHGAMLGKILFDDEDIPFYDPNKDNIVAEVSTKKIMEYGNGKYKVVLVDCGVKNNILRCLLKRDVTVKRVPWNYDFTKEKFDGIFLSNGPGDPSRCEETIEHIRKALKGNTPIMGICLGNQLMARAAGASTYKLKYGHRSHNQPVMNPGGTRCYITSQNHGFAIDETTLPTDWEPLFVNVNDGTNEGIRHKKKLFFSAQFHPEASSGPVDTEFLFDNFIAAMKTSKK
- the rfaE2 gene encoding D-glycero-beta-D-manno-heptose 1-phosphate adenylyltransferase: MDYLSLIEKKIAYTTKEAENTLSMWRFKNDKIVFTNGCFDILHKGHIEYLAKAASLGTKLVIGLNTDASVKRLKGDSRPVNDENARALLLASLVFVDEVIFFDTDTPRDLIDFVQPDVLVKGGDYKPEEIVGHDIVKAKGGEVITIDFIEGYSTTATIEKMKK